In Synechococcus sp. Nb3U1, one DNA window encodes the following:
- a CDS encoding ribbon-helix-helix domain-containing protein produces MIAATAPRIPTTEMEVTSIRLERELKDRLKSLAGDQGYQALVREILWNYVHRHSGESLTLNPTDIQASFPVTAHQAQRCALTGQPIQPQEPMLLGWTTDGNLVALSPSSL; encoded by the coding sequence ATGATCGCTGCTACCGCACCTCGCATTCCCACCACCGAAATGGAGGTCACCAGCATTCGACTGGAACGGGAACTTAAGGATCGGCTCAAATCGCTGGCCGGAGATCAGGGCTATCAGGCTTTGGTACGAGAAATTCTTTGGAACTACGTACACCGTCATTCCGGAGAGAGCCTGACACTCAACCCCACCGATATTCAAGCCAGCTTCCCTGTCACGGCCCATCAAGCTCAGCGCTGTGCCCTCACTGGCCAACCCATTCAACCGCAGGAACCCATGTTGCTAGGGTGGACTACTGACGGCAACCTCGTCGCCCTCAGCCCCTCCAGTCTTTAA
- a CDS encoding ArsR/SmtB family transcription factor has product MVSFLAEHPVTAEQVQGGFHALSDPIRLQVLHLLQGRELCVCDLCEILEVSQSKLSFHLKTLRDAELVNARQQGRWIYYSLNPPRFQLLQHFLDQLGQADTPQIAAPCAEDA; this is encoded by the coding sequence ATGGTTTCTTTTCTTGCTGAACACCCTGTCACTGCTGAACAGGTGCAGGGGGGGTTTCATGCCCTCTCGGATCCGATTCGCCTGCAGGTGCTGCACCTGTTGCAGGGTCGGGAATTGTGCGTTTGTGATCTGTGTGAGATTTTAGAGGTCAGTCAGTCGAAGTTGTCTTTTCACCTAAAAACCTTGCGAGATGCCGAGTTGGTCAATGCTCGCCAGCAAGGACGTTGGATTTACTACAGTCTTAATCCTCCCCGCTTTCAGCTCTTGCAGCACTTTTTGGATCAGCTAGGGCAAGCGGACACTCCCCAAATCGCGGCTCCCTGTGCAGAAGATGCCTAA
- a CDS encoding MATE family efflux transporter, translating into MPKDRQGIPEELGSEWLSALRACWRLSAPLAAAEMAQTATTFIDAMMMGWLGEETLAAGALGTVLVHFVITVSSGIVSALSPLVAMAYGARKLNQMGSLTRQTLGLAILLGILGWIPLWYGEPLLLALGQSGSTAALASTYLRAISWGLVPALAFAVLKNLVTALSRPRPVMLVMLGGTLLNSVGNAVLMFGWFGFPELGLAGIGWSSTFSFGALAVAMGLYVLRQPQFQGFQIFWPVQGGQGSHWGDLLRIGLPVGGLVAVEFGMFAATALLMGTLGTTPLAAHQMAIQTAAVAFAVVRGISYGATVQVGQQRGAANRPGTRAAGWAALALGSVFMLGVAAGFWFFPEGIVALFLDIRDAANQPVVEYTCRLLGVAAVFQWVDGGQVIAAGALRGLKDTRIPFLIGILAYWGVGLPSGYWLGFGLGMGGFGLWWGLALGLTVAAVILTVRFAQLTR; encoded by the coding sequence ATGCCTAAAGACCGACAGGGGATCCCTGAGGAGCTGGGATCTGAGTGGCTATCGGCCTTAAGGGCCTGTTGGCGCTTATCGGCCCCCTTGGCAGCGGCTGAAATGGCCCAAACTGCCACGACGTTTATTGACGCCATGATGATGGGTTGGCTGGGGGAAGAGACCTTGGCGGCTGGGGCTTTGGGAACGGTGCTGGTTCATTTTGTGATCACCGTCAGCAGTGGCATTGTCAGCGCCCTCAGCCCTCTGGTCGCCATGGCCTATGGGGCTCGAAAGCTGAATCAGATGGGATCCCTGACGCGGCAAACGTTAGGGTTGGCCATTCTGTTGGGGATTTTGGGGTGGATCCCGCTGTGGTACGGAGAACCGCTCCTGCTGGCCTTGGGACAGTCGGGATCCACTGCAGCGCTGGCTTCTACCTATCTGCGGGCGATCAGTTGGGGGTTGGTGCCAGCTCTGGCCTTTGCGGTGTTGAAAAACTTGGTGACGGCTCTGTCGCGTCCGCGCCCGGTGATGCTGGTGATGCTGGGGGGCACTCTCCTCAATAGCGTGGGGAACGCGGTGCTGATGTTTGGTTGGTTCGGCTTCCCGGAGCTGGGCTTGGCGGGGATCGGCTGGTCAAGCACCTTCTCTTTTGGGGCGCTGGCTGTGGCGATGGGCCTGTACGTGCTGCGGCAGCCTCAGTTTCAAGGGTTTCAGATTTTCTGGCCTGTTCAAGGGGGTCAGGGATCCCATTGGGGGGATTTGCTGCGGATTGGCCTGCCGGTGGGCGGGCTAGTGGCGGTGGAGTTTGGCATGTTTGCGGCCACGGCCTTGCTCATGGGCACTTTGGGCACAACCCCTTTGGCTGCCCATCAAATGGCGATTCAGACGGCAGCGGTGGCCTTTGCGGTGGTTAGGGGCATTTCCTACGGGGCTACGGTGCAGGTGGGGCAGCAGCGGGGAGCCGCCAACCGGCCTGGAACTCGTGCGGCAGGGTGGGCAGCATTGGCTCTAGGTTCTGTATTCATGCTGGGGGTGGCGGCGGGGTTTTGGTTCTTCCCCGAAGGGATCGTGGCGCTGTTCTTGGATATTAGAGATGCGGCCAATCAGCCGGTGGTGGAGTACACCTGCCGGTTATTGGGGGTGGCAGCGGTCTTTCAATGGGTGGATGGGGGCCAGGTGATTGCGGCGGGAGCGTTGCGGGGATTAAAAGATACGCGGATCCCATTTTTGATCGGGATCCTCGCCTATTGGGGGGTGGGCTTGCCGAGCGGCTACTGGCTGGGGTTTGGGCTGGGGATGGGCGGGTTTGGCCTCTGGTGGGGCTTGGCACTGGGGCTGACGGTGGCTGCTGTTATCTTGACCGTGAGATTTGCCCAATTAACGCGCTGA
- a CDS encoding helix-hairpin-helix domain-containing protein, which produces MGPATAKRIVQHFGLETLQVIEQETSRLREVPGVGSYRVQRIEQAWQEQKSI; this is translated from the coding sequence GTGGGGCCCGCCACAGCCAAGCGGATTGTGCAGCACTTTGGCCTAGAAACCTTACAGGTGATCGAACAGGAAACTAGCCGTTTGCGGGAAGTGCCAGGGGTGGGATCCTACCGGGTGCAACGCATCGAGCAAGCTTGGCAGGAACAAAAATCTATTTAA
- a CDS encoding ATP-binding domain-containing protein — translation MAWQPAITHPSLALAYAITIHRAQGSEYPVVILPIHIQHFPMLSRNLLYTGLTRAKQQAWLVGTSTAIAMRQVNAQRRYTHLAQRLHPTPANLLP, via the coding sequence ATGGCCTGGCAGCCTGCTATCACCCACCCCTCTCTAGCCCTGGCCTATGCCATCACCATTCACCGCGCTCAAGGCTCCGAATATCCCGTCGTCATTCTGCCCATTCACATCCAGCATTTTCCAATGTTGAGCCGCAACCTGCTCTATACCGGCCTTACCCGTGCCAAGCAACAGGCCTGGCTGGTGGGCACCTCAACAGCCATTGCCATGCGGCAAGTGAATGCCCAACGACGTTATACCCATTTGGCGCAACGGTTGCACCCCACCCCTGCCAATTTACTGCCGTAA
- a CDS encoding ABC transporter ATP-binding protein, producing the protein MGLATLCSVLNQFFDLAPPFIIGAAIDIVAQRESRLINWFTIGDLGDLRTQFLILTGLSFLIWWLESAFEYAYARLWRNLAQNIEHDLRLDAYRHVQELETAYFEERSTGGLMAILNDDINQLERFLDMGANELIHVAATIVIISIAFVLLAPGIAWTAVLPMPFVIWGSLIFQRYLAPRYAEVRSKVSLLSGRLANNLGGMTTIKSFVTEDYEIERLRADSEAYRQSNFRAIALSAAFIPLIRNVILLGFAATLLFGGFQTADGLMSVGVYSMMVFLIQRLLWPLTRLGETMDQYQRAMASTNRVLDLLDTPIQIQSGTTPLVKEKVQGEIVLQDVTFAYHDRRPILERLQLRIPAGQTIAIVGATGSGKSTLVKLLLRLYEIRSGVITLDGIDIRQLQLRDLRRAMGWVSQDVFLFHGTVAENIAYGSPEATPEEIVRAAQLAEAHEFIESLPRGYDTIVGERGQKLSGGQRQRLAIARAILKNPPILILDEATSAVDNETEAAIQRSLEKITRNRTTIAIAHRLSTIRDADQIYVMEQGRIAEYGDHDTLLAKNGLYAALWRVQTGIRS; encoded by the coding sequence ATGGGGCTGGCCACCCTCTGCTCGGTCTTGAACCAATTCTTTGACTTGGCTCCCCCCTTTATCATTGGTGCGGCCATCGACATCGTGGCCCAACGGGAAAGTCGCCTGATCAACTGGTTCACAATCGGGGATTTGGGGGACTTGCGCACCCAGTTTTTGATCTTGACCGGTCTTAGCTTTTTGATCTGGTGGTTGGAGTCAGCCTTCGAGTATGCCTATGCGCGGCTGTGGCGGAACCTGGCCCAAAACATCGAACATGATTTGCGCCTAGATGCTTATCGCCACGTCCAGGAGCTAGAGACCGCCTACTTTGAGGAGCGCAGCACGGGCGGCCTGATGGCCATTCTGAATGATGACATTAACCAACTGGAGCGTTTTTTGGATATGGGCGCCAATGAGCTGATCCACGTCGCCGCCACCATTGTCATCATCTCCATCGCCTTTGTGCTACTAGCTCCCGGCATTGCTTGGACGGCCGTCTTGCCCATGCCTTTCGTAATTTGGGGATCCCTGATCTTTCAGCGGTATTTGGCGCCCCGCTATGCGGAGGTGCGGAGCAAGGTGAGCCTCCTCAGTGGCCGCTTGGCCAACAACCTGGGGGGTATGACCACCATCAAGAGCTTTGTAACAGAAGACTACGAAATTGAGCGCCTACGGGCTGATAGCGAAGCCTACCGCCAAAGTAATTTTCGGGCCATCGCCCTCAGTGCTGCCTTTATTCCCCTGATTCGCAATGTAATCTTGCTGGGCTTTGCGGCGACCTTGCTGTTTGGCGGCTTCCAAACCGCTGATGGCCTGATGTCAGTGGGGGTCTACAGCATGATGGTGTTTTTGATCCAACGACTGCTCTGGCCCCTCACCCGCCTGGGAGAAACCATGGATCAATATCAACGGGCCATGGCCTCTACGAATCGTGTCCTGGATTTGTTGGATACCCCGATCCAGATCCAATCGGGCACCACTCCTCTCGTTAAGGAAAAGGTGCAAGGGGAGATCGTGTTACAGGATGTCACCTTTGCCTATCACGACCGCCGACCCATTCTCGAGCGATTACAGTTACGAATCCCGGCAGGACAAACCATCGCCATTGTCGGAGCCACCGGTTCTGGGAAGAGCACGCTGGTGAAGCTGCTGTTGCGCCTTTACGAAATTCGTTCCGGTGTGATTACTCTGGATGGCATCGATATTCGCCAACTGCAACTGCGGGATCTGCGACGAGCCATGGGTTGGGTTAGTCAAGATGTGTTTTTGTTTCACGGTACTGTGGCGGAAAATATTGCCTACGGTAGCCCTGAGGCTACACCTGAGGAGATTGTGCGAGCCGCCCAACTGGCAGAAGCCCACGAGTTTATTGAGTCCTTGCCCAGAGGGTATGACACGATCGTGGGAGAACGGGGACAAAAGCTCTCAGGAGGTCAACGGCAACGCCTGGCCATTGCCCGTGCCATTCTCAAGAACCCGCCCATTTTAATCTTGGATGAGGCCACCAGCGCTGTGGACAACGAAACGGAAGCGGCCATTCAACGCTCGCTAGAGAAGATCACCCGCAACCGCACCACCATTGCCATCGCCCATCGCCTCTCCACGATTCGAGATGCGGATCAAATCTATGTGATGGAGCAGGGACGGATTGCTGAATATGGGGATCACGATACATTGCTGGCGAAAAATGGCCTCTATGCAGCCCTCTGGCGGGTACAAACCGGCATTCGCTCCTGA
- a CDS encoding DUF3110 domain-containing protein, whose product MNTAEALEMLNLPAGASEREIRGRLFQEYQTLSTALTELEDERQRLLFEVQLARLNEARDVLLRAAQPRGSQPENVLSLVSPEDLPAQVIVLLYQTNGQEGICTRQVGGQDIVLAFESSFGARKYAQRLAQQGLSKPVPERFDTEEIVDFCRGGGYGLMVVPANEALEPLEESTESAQDWQGRP is encoded by the coding sequence ATGAACACTGCCGAAGCCCTTGAAATGCTCAATCTTCCTGCGGGTGCGAGCGAACGGGAGATCCGAGGGCGACTATTTCAGGAATATCAAACCCTCAGCACCGCCCTGACAGAATTGGAAGATGAGCGGCAACGGCTCCTGTTTGAGGTGCAACTGGCGCGGCTGAATGAGGCTCGGGATGTGCTGCTCAGGGCGGCCCAACCTCGGGGATCCCAGCCGGAGAACGTATTGTCATTGGTCAGCCCCGAAGACCTACCCGCGCAGGTGATCGTGCTGCTTTACCAGACAAACGGACAGGAAGGGATCTGTACGCGCCAAGTCGGGGGACAGGATATCGTCCTTGCCTTTGAAAGTTCATTTGGGGCACGAAAATATGCCCAGAGATTGGCCCAGCAGGGATTGTCTAAGCCTGTGCCAGAGCGCTTTGATACAGAGGAGATCGTCGATTTTTGTCGCGGGGGAGGATATGGCTTAATGGTCGTTCCGGCCAATGAAGCGCTAGAGCCCCTAGAGGAAAGCACAGAATCTGCTCAAGATTGGCAAGGTAGGCCCTGA
- a CDS encoding DUF3769 domain-containing protein yields MKGVLLLSLGLWSLSLGLWAAADEAVVPPEISQIPNSVVPSPGSLDSATLSALSARTLQLRSDRQTFDQRAEIFEAEGNVEMRLGRSILRADRMRIELRQRRAVAEGNVSIELDQQRIQGSRLEYDFEQEQGSLSEAFGQVDIRTLGASSSQRQGAAALGPERLVRFRADQIRFDANNWEGDNVRLTNDPLDPPELEIRSPRVTSNLQADGSSLLIAESGQLVFDQAFFLPLPIRLRFDQFNRQPPVSIFYDDFDREELRRGLILQPNFELLRDPNLSLVLSPQLYPQRLWGSDQGVLDGIGLRTDFRWLQPEQRAQTSLFVELRGIVFEEFARRLRAQVEHRVTTGDGGQVTYTYAYRERFFSGRLGFQIVENRLGASYSSPTIRLGSTGLDLSYRLATDYIDALGQPDEIDTDPDLALQNATERIQLARLQLGATLNRSFALWSPPSTEGDHPPPRFSALPIEQGVWLNTGVSSSQSLYSNGRAQSYTAGSVGIDAVIGAFVADTFDYTNLSVTYSNGFLAGASPFLFDRITTREQLILGFLQQLYGPVRVGAETTVDLQSGQQVDTTYRLGYDRRTYGFSLQYNPVRQSGALELRVEGLNWDPGSTPSEERPPSGTGLGDP; encoded by the coding sequence ATGAAAGGCGTTCTGTTGTTATCGCTTGGTTTGTGGTCGCTGTCGCTGGGGTTATGGGCAGCCGCCGATGAAGCCGTTGTGCCTCCAGAGATCTCCCAAATACCCAATTCGGTTGTGCCTTCTCCGGGATCCCTTGACTCCGCCACTCTGAGTGCCCTTTCCGCGCGCACCTTGCAACTGCGCTCTGACCGCCAAACCTTTGACCAACGGGCCGAGATTTTTGAGGCAGAAGGCAATGTGGAGATGCGCTTGGGCCGTTCCATTCTGCGGGCGGATCGGATGCGGATCGAGCTGCGGCAACGGCGAGCGGTGGCGGAGGGCAATGTCTCGATTGAGCTGGATCAGCAGCGCATTCAGGGATCCCGGCTGGAATATGACTTTGAGCAAGAGCAGGGATCCCTGTCAGAGGCCTTCGGACAGGTGGATATTCGCACTCTGGGTGCATCCAGCTCCCAACGGCAGGGAGCAGCCGCTCTTGGCCCGGAGCGGTTGGTACGGTTTCGGGCCGATCAGATTCGTTTTGATGCCAACAATTGGGAAGGGGATAACGTTCGGCTGACCAACGATCCTCTGGATCCGCCCGAGCTGGAGATCCGCAGTCCACGGGTCACCTCCAACCTGCAAGCGGATGGTTCCAGCCTGCTGATTGCTGAGTCTGGCCAGTTGGTCTTCGACCAGGCCTTTTTCCTGCCCCTGCCGATTCGGCTGCGCTTCGATCAATTCAACCGTCAACCTCCGGTCAGCATCTTCTACGATGACTTCGACCGAGAAGAGTTGCGGCGCGGTCTGATCCTGCAACCCAATTTTGAGCTGCTGCGGGATCCCAATCTCAGCTTGGTGCTTTCCCCCCAGCTTTATCCGCAACGCCTCTGGGGGAGTGATCAGGGGGTGTTGGATGGGATCGGGCTGCGCACCGATTTTCGCTGGCTACAACCGGAGCAGAGGGCGCAAACCTCCCTGTTTGTGGAGTTGCGGGGGATCGTCTTCGAAGAGTTTGCCAGACGGCTGCGGGCACAGGTGGAGCACCGGGTTACCACTGGCGATGGGGGCCAAGTCACGTATACCTACGCCTACCGGGAACGCTTCTTCAGTGGGCGGTTGGGCTTTCAGATTGTGGAAAATCGCCTTGGAGCCAGCTACAGCTCACCGACGATTCGCTTGGGCAGTACGGGGTTGGATCTCAGCTACCGCTTGGCCACCGACTACATTGATGCCCTAGGACAGCCTGATGAAATCGATACGGATCCTGACTTGGCTCTGCAAAATGCCACCGAACGCATCCAGCTGGCCCGACTGCAACTAGGAGCCACCCTGAATCGCTCCTTTGCCCTATGGAGTCCCCCCTCGACCGAAGGGGATCATCCGCCCCCCCGCTTTTCTGCTTTACCGATTGAGCAAGGGGTATGGCTCAATACTGGCGTCAGCAGCAGCCAGTCCCTTTACTCCAATGGCCGCGCCCAGAGCTATACCGCCGGCAGTGTCGGTATTGATGCAGTGATCGGGGCTTTTGTGGCCGATACGTTCGACTACACCAACTTGAGCGTGACCTACTCCAATGGTTTTTTGGCAGGGGCCTCACCTTTTCTGTTCGATCGCATCACCACACGAGAGCAATTGATCCTGGGCTTTTTGCAACAACTGTACGGGCCGGTGCGGGTGGGGGCGGAAACCACCGTTGATTTGCAATCCGGCCAGCAGGTCGATACTACCTATCGCTTAGGCTATGACCGGCGCACTTATGGCTTCAGCCTACAGTACAATCCCGTGCGTCAGTCGGGGGCTTTGGAGCTGCGGGTGGAGGGTCTGAACTGGGATCCCGGTTCCACCCCCTCAGAGGAAAGACCTCCATCGGGAACGGGCCTCGGCGACCCTTGA
- the larE gene encoding ATP-dependent sacrificial sulfur transferase LarE, whose product MNSPQAPFAPSLDSLDPALGKKLEQATQIFAEMEQVLVAYSGGIDSTLVAKLAWDQLGERALAVTAASPSLLPEDLEEAIEQAQQMGIRHEIVQTHELEDPNYAANPINRCYFCKSELHDTLRPLAQSRGYGYVVDGLNADDLSDYRPGVQAALERGVRSPLAEVGISKLEVRQLSRHLGLPWWDKPAQPCLSSRFPYGEGITAEKLRRVGAAERYLRSLGWRQVRVRSEKDTARIELPPQHIQEFILKTDLEALVKAFQAAGYLYVSLDLEGYQSGKLNRVLNQV is encoded by the coding sequence ATGAACAGTCCCCAAGCCCCATTCGCCCCCTCTTTGGATTCGTTGGATCCCGCTTTGGGGAAAAAGCTTGAGCAGGCTACCCAGATCTTCGCCGAGATGGAGCAGGTGTTGGTGGCCTATTCCGGAGGAATTGATAGTACGTTGGTGGCCAAGTTGGCTTGGGATCAGCTGGGAGAGCGGGCTTTAGCGGTGACGGCGGCCTCTCCTTCGCTGCTGCCGGAGGATTTGGAGGAGGCCATCGAGCAAGCTCAACAAATGGGGATCCGTCATGAGATTGTGCAAACCCACGAGTTGGAGGATCCCAACTACGCCGCCAACCCCATCAACCGCTGCTATTTCTGCAAGAGCGAACTGCACGATACGCTGCGCCCATTGGCCCAGAGTCGGGGGTATGGCTACGTGGTGGATGGCCTCAATGCCGATGATCTGTCGGATTATCGACCGGGGGTACAGGCAGCTTTGGAGCGGGGGGTACGCTCTCCCTTGGCGGAGGTGGGGATCAGCAAGCTAGAGGTACGGCAGTTATCTCGCCATCTGGGTTTGCCCTGGTGGGACAAACCAGCTCAGCCCTGTCTTAGTTCCCGGTTTCCCTATGGAGAGGGGATTACGGCTGAGAAATTGCGTCGGGTGGGAGCAGCTGAACGCTATTTGCGGAGTTTGGGTTGGCGACAGGTGCGGGTACGCTCCGAAAAAGATACCGCCCGTATTGAATTGCCCCCCCAGCACATCCAGGAATTTATCCTGAAAACAGACTTAGAGGCACTGGTAAAAGCCTTTCAAGCAGCGGGTTATCTCTACGTCAGCCTGGATCTGGAAGGTTACCAAAGTGGCAAGCTCAACCGGGTGCTCAATCAGGTTTAA
- the ebsA gene encoding type IV pilus biogenesis protein EbsA, with protein MALQLEPASLPEVAVYQPYYAVARRQYLALAVGLYKKASLEGQRAVEGEEPIQFLASWRMSPLPSDLTVVQVIFAQDADLTYQLSIANYEFVDHLIDVVALVQRGQPPDFTTAFYKKLMRHEE; from the coding sequence ATGGCCCTTCAACTTGAACCCGCAAGTCTTCCGGAAGTCGCCGTCTATCAGCCCTACTACGCGGTTGCGCGCCGACAATACTTGGCTCTCGCCGTCGGTCTGTATAAAAAAGCTAGCCTAGAAGGACAGCGAGCTGTTGAGGGAGAGGAGCCAATCCAGTTCTTGGCCAGTTGGCGCATGTCCCCATTGCCTTCTGACCTGACGGTGGTTCAAGTGATTTTTGCCCAGGATGCTGATCTGACCTACCAGCTCTCGATTGCCAACTACGAGTTTGTGGATCACCTAATCGATGTGGTCGCCCTGGTGCAGCGGGGACAGCCCCCAGACTTTACCACTGCCTTTTATAAAAAACTGATGCGACATGAAGAGTGA
- the cimA gene encoding citramalate synthase yields the protein MKSEPGCPSGVTLYDTTLRDGAQREGLSLSVQDKLQIAKLLDRLGIPFIEGGWPGANPKDVQFFWQLREEPLTQAELVAFCATRKPGRRAAEDPILQAILAAGTRYVTVFGKSWDLHVTQGLGTSLEENLAMIRDTITYLGSQQRRVIYDAEHWFDAYRHNPDYALQTLVAAAEAGAEWLVLCDTNGGSLPHEIAQSTAAVLAESHHLRHLPLGIHTHNDSGTAVANALASVQAGSRMVQGTINGYGERCGNADLCSLIPNLQLKLGYPCLPEEKLQYLTEISRSISEVVNLAPDDHAPFVGLSAFAHKGGIHVSAVQKNPLTYEHIAPERVGNRRRVVVSEQAGLSNILSKMAGFGIPLDKSDPQARSILERLKTLELEGYQFEAAEASFELLVRGLLGQRSHPFEVLSFNISTTTRSGWSSKDWDPTGEEADVQSLAAVKIAVQGQTRVSAAEGNGPVAALDGALRKALQEFYPQIEQIHLSDYKVRILDGRAGTSAKTRVLVEFSDGHHRWTTVGVSTNIIEASCRALVEGLEYSLLPPSSPLPTSADYRSSATAARVS from the coding sequence ATGAAGAGTGAGCCAGGTTGCCCAAGCGGGGTTACCCTCTACGACACCACCCTGCGGGATGGGGCACAGCGGGAGGGACTATCGCTATCGGTGCAGGATAAATTGCAGATCGCCAAGCTGCTGGATCGGCTCGGGATCCCCTTCATTGAAGGGGGATGGCCGGGAGCAAATCCTAAGGATGTGCAGTTTTTCTGGCAACTGCGGGAAGAACCCCTGACGCAGGCGGAGTTGGTGGCCTTTTGCGCCACCCGCAAGCCCGGCCGCAGAGCCGCCGAAGATCCGATACTGCAAGCCATTTTGGCGGCGGGCACCCGCTATGTGACGGTATTTGGCAAATCCTGGGATCTACACGTCACACAGGGGTTGGGCACTAGCCTGGAAGAAAATCTGGCCATGATCCGAGATACCATCACCTATCTGGGATCCCAGCAGCGGCGGGTGATCTACGATGCCGAACACTGGTTCGATGCCTACCGCCACAACCCCGACTACGCTCTGCAAACCCTGGTGGCCGCTGCCGAGGCCGGAGCGGAGTGGCTGGTTCTTTGTGATACCAATGGCGGATCCTTACCCCATGAGATCGCCCAGAGCACGGCAGCAGTTTTGGCGGAATCCCACCACCTACGGCATCTGCCCTTAGGCATTCACACCCACAACGATTCCGGCACTGCTGTCGCCAATGCCCTTGCCTCGGTGCAGGCGGGCTCCCGCATGGTGCAGGGGACGATCAACGGCTACGGCGAACGCTGCGGCAATGCCGACCTGTGTAGCCTAATCCCCAACTTGCAACTGAAGCTGGGCTACCCCTGCCTACCGGAAGAGAAGCTGCAATACCTGACGGAGATCTCCCGTTCCATCAGCGAGGTGGTCAACTTGGCCCCCGATGATCATGCTCCATTTGTGGGTCTCTCGGCCTTTGCCCACAAGGGCGGGATCCACGTCAGTGCCGTCCAGAAGAACCCCCTCACCTACGAGCACATTGCGCCAGAACGGGTGGGCAACCGCCGCCGGGTGGTGGTTTCCGAGCAAGCGGGCCTGAGCAACATCCTCAGTAAAATGGCTGGATTTGGGATCCCACTGGATAAATCGGATCCGCAAGCACGCTCGATTTTGGAACGGCTGAAAACCCTAGAGCTAGAGGGCTATCAGTTTGAAGCTGCCGAGGCCAGCTTTGAACTGCTGGTACGGGGGCTATTGGGGCAGCGTTCCCATCCTTTTGAGGTGCTTAGTTTTAACATCAGCACCACCACCCGGTCGGGGTGGAGCAGCAAAGATTGGGATCCCACCGGGGAAGAAGCAGATGTGCAATCCTTGGCGGCGGTGAAAATTGCCGTGCAGGGGCAGACACGGGTCAGCGCGGCGGAAGGCAACGGGCCTGTAGCGGCTCTAGATGGGGCCTTGCGCAAAGCTTTGCAGGAGTTTTATCCCCAGATTGAACAGATTCACCTATCGGATTACAAAGTACGGATCTTGGATGGACGGGCGGGCACTTCGGCCAAAACCCGGGTGCTGGTGGAGTTTAGCGACGGTCACCACCGCTGGACGACGGTAGGGGTTTCCACCAATATCATCGAGGCTTCCTGTCGAGCCTTGGTGGAGGGACTGGAGTATAGCCTGCTGCCCCCGAGCTCCCCCTTGCCAACCTCTGCCGATTATCGTTCCTCGGCGACTGCAGCGAGGGTTTCCTGA
- the clpP gene encoding ATP-dependent Clp endopeptidase proteolytic subunit ClpP, whose translation MGIVVPTVIEQSSRGEKAFDIYSRLLRDRIVFLGRAIDDSAANLAIAQMLFLEAEDPTRDIYLYINSPGGSVYSGMGIYDTMEYIQPDVCTICMGVAASMAAFLLCAGAPGKRMALPNARIMTHQSSGRAAGQATDIEIQAKELLFIDEQINKIMAERTGQPYEKIKADNDRDFYMSAAEAKAYGLVDKVLERQFLPTDKRTQAVDS comes from the coding sequence ATGGGGATTGTCGTGCCGACGGTGATTGAGCAGTCTTCCCGTGGCGAAAAGGCCTTTGACATCTACTCTCGGCTTTTGCGGGATCGGATTGTCTTTCTGGGTCGGGCGATTGATGATAGTGCCGCTAACTTGGCGATCGCCCAGATGCTGTTTTTGGAAGCGGAGGATCCCACCCGCGATATTTATCTTTACATCAACAGCCCCGGTGGCTCCGTCTATTCCGGCATGGGCATATACGACACGATGGAATACATTCAGCCGGATGTGTGCACCATCTGCATGGGGGTAGCAGCCAGTATGGCAGCCTTTTTGCTCTGTGCTGGGGCTCCTGGCAAACGTATGGCCCTACCCAATGCCCGCATCATGACCCACCAAAGTTCTGGACGGGCGGCAGGCCAAGCGACGGATATTGAAATTCAAGCCAAAGAGCTGTTGTTTATTGATGAACAGATCAACAAAATCATGGCGGAGCGCACCGGCCAACCTTACGAGAAGATCAAAGCCGACAATGACCGCGACTTTTACATGAGCGCTGCTGAAGCCAAAGCTTATGGCCTAGTGGATAAGGTACTGGAGCGGCAGTTTTTGCCCACCGATAAGCGAACCCAAGCGGTTGACTCGTAA